From the genome of Anoplopoma fimbria isolate UVic2021 breed Golden Eagle Sablefish chromosome 1, Afim_UVic_2022, whole genome shotgun sequence, one region includes:
- the spint2 gene encoding kunitz-type protease inhibitor 2, producing MDRLSLLALCLLVCTGQTLHCDWDQSIDPDQGLDLSLIGAVKISEVPDPESCRAKCCADPACDLAQVSFPQDGTPLCLLVGCLDRDRDVCVLRPGTQSKVYRKKGKREADREPQGGGERPRVVPLMESWKPESNQTKNQTSAADYAEHCGAEPQVGPCRAAFQHWYYNSETGSCQSFIYGGCRGNKNNYVSKESCMATCAVRLLPSSKKGAAEDEVSTEYKDDCMATSDPGPCRAAFPMFYHNPNTGTCQSFIYGGCGGNQNRYGTMDECLSRCRRDGSFDHRGKVRDRWTAAVFLFVTLAAISALLLVSLVVITLRRHSLFRRPSSISDKEELLPDPDEQSSLESLAIPESPKPDKV from the exons ATGGACAGGTTGAGTCTCCTGGCCCTGTGTCTCCTGGTCTGTACCGGCCAGACTCTGCACTGTGACTGGGACCAGTCCATTGATCCGGATCAGGGTCTGGACCTGTCCCTGATTGGCGCTGTCAAGATCTCTGAAGTTCCGGACCCGGAGAGCTGCCGGGCCAAGTGCTGCGCCGACCCGGCCTGCGACCTGGCCCAGGTGAGCTTCCCGCAGGACGGGACGCCGCTGTGCCTGCTGGTGGGCTGTCTGGACCGGGACCGGGACGTGTGCGTCCTCAGGCCCGGAACACAGTCCAAGGTTTACCGCAAGAAGGGGAAGAGGGAGGCCGACCGAGAGCCGCAGGGAGGCGGGGAGAGGCCGCGCGTCGTCCCGCTGATGGAGTCCTGGAAGCCGGAGAGCAACCAGACCAAGAACC AAACGTCTGCTGCTGACTACGCTG AACACTGTGGGGCGGAGCCTCAGGTGGGTCCCTGCAGAGCAGCGTTTCAGCACTGGTACTATAACAGTGAGACaggcagctgtcaatcatttatCTACGGAGGCTGCAGAGGAAACAAGAACAACTACGTCAGCAAGGAGAGCTGCATGGCAACATGTGCAG TCAGATTGCTTCCCTCCTCCAAGAAAGGTGCTGCTGAGGATGAAGTTTCAACAGAATACAAAG ATGACTGTATGGCGACCTCTGACCCCGGTCCCTGCCGGGCCGCCTTCCCCATGTTCTACCACAACCCAAACACTGGCACCTGTCAGTCATTCATTTATGGAGGTTGTGGTGGAAACCAGAACCGCTACGGCACCATGGATGAGTGTTTGAGCCGCTGCAGACGAGACG GTTCCTTTGACCATCGTGGAAAAGTTCGTGACCGTTGGACTGCAG CTGTCTTCCTCTTCGTCACTCTGGCAGCcatttctgctctgctgctggttTCACTCGTCGTCATCACGCTGAGACGCCACAGTCTGTTCCGCCGTCCGTCTTCCATCAG TGATAAGGAGGAGCTGCTTCCAGATCCAGATGAGCAGTCCTCTCTGGAGTCTCTGGCCATCCCAGAGAGCCCAAAACCAGACAAGGTCTGA